A single genomic interval of Candidatus Binatia bacterium harbors:
- the acs gene encoding acetate--CoA ligase, which translates to MSDSEGVIESVLKENRKFDPPEAFAKEAHIGSFAEYQEIYAASEKDPEGFWAKIASESLHWFKPWDKTLEWEVPFAKWFVGGETNVAYNCLDRHLETSRKNKAALIWEGEPGDTRTITYFELHREVCRAANVLKQLGVTKGDRVGLYMPMIPELAIAMLACARIGATHSIIFGGFSADAVRDRMNDAEAKLIVTADGGFRRGGELALKEAVDKAVVECPTVENVLVVRRTGQEVAWTEGRDHWWHDLVAEASVDCPAESLDSEHPLFILYTSGTTGKPKGVVHSTGGYLTHATYSSKMVFDLKDTDTYWCTADIGWVTGHSYLVYGPLANGATSVMYEGVPNHPEPDRIWDIVEKYGVTILYTAPTLIRSVVKWGEEWPARHDLSSLRLLGTVGEPINPEAWMWYREKIGGNRCPIVDTWWQTETGGIMISPLPGATPTKPGSGTLPLPGIFPDVVDREGKSVGLNQGGLLVIRKPWPGMLRTVYGDPDRYVQQYWSDIPGNYFTGDGARRDDDGYYWVMGRIDDVVNVSGHRLGTMEVESALVSHPLVAEAAVVDRPDAVTGQALAAFVTLEGSREGSDELRQELRAHVGSEIGAFAKPADLRFTDSLPKTRSGKIMRRLLRDIAAGKDTIGDTTTLEDMSVLAKLRESEE; encoded by the coding sequence ATGAGTGATTCCGAAGGTGTAATCGAGTCGGTCTTGAAGGAAAATCGGAAGTTTGATCCTCCGGAAGCCTTTGCCAAAGAGGCGCATATCGGCTCCTTCGCGGAGTACCAGGAAATTTATGCTGCCTCGGAAAAGGATCCCGAGGGGTTCTGGGCCAAGATCGCCTCGGAAAGTCTTCACTGGTTCAAGCCATGGGACAAGACCCTTGAGTGGGAGGTCCCGTTTGCGAAGTGGTTTGTCGGTGGAGAAACCAACGTTGCCTATAATTGTCTCGACCGCCATCTGGAAACATCGCGCAAGAACAAGGCCGCGCTGATCTGGGAGGGCGAACCGGGTGATACGCGCACAATCACTTATTTCGAATTGCACCGGGAGGTGTGTCGGGCGGCCAATGTTCTCAAGCAACTAGGCGTGACCAAGGGCGATCGCGTGGGGCTCTATATGCCGATGATCCCCGAGTTGGCCATAGCGATGCTGGCCTGTGCCCGGATCGGTGCCACTCATTCCATTATCTTTGGAGGCTTCTCCGCAGACGCGGTTCGTGATCGCATGAACGACGCGGAAGCCAAACTGATCGTGACGGCTGATGGCGGTTTTCGCAGGGGTGGGGAACTCGCGCTGAAAGAAGCCGTGGACAAGGCAGTTGTCGAATGTCCGACGGTCGAAAATGTACTTGTGGTCCGGCGGACGGGGCAGGAAGTTGCCTGGACCGAGGGCCGCGACCATTGGTGGCATGACCTGGTCGCGGAGGCCTCCGTCGATTGCCCCGCCGAGTCGCTCGACTCCGAGCATCCTCTCTTCATTCTCTACACGAGTGGTACGACGGGAAAACCGAAAGGGGTGGTCCACTCCACCGGTGGCTATCTCACCCATGCCACCTACAGCTCCAAAATGGTCTTCGATCTGAAGGATACGGATACCTATTGGTGTACCGCGGATATCGGTTGGGTAACCGGCCATAGCTATCTGGTGTACGGCCCGCTCGCGAATGGAGCGACGAGCGTGATGTATGAGGGGGTCCCCAACCATCCCGAGCCGGATCGAATCTGGGATATCGTGGAGAAATACGGGGTAACCATCCTCTATACCGCGCCCACGCTGATTCGCTCGGTGGTCAAATGGGGTGAGGAGTGGCCAGCGCGCCATGATTTGTCGAGCCTCCGACTCCTCGGAACGGTCGGCGAGCCGATCAATCCGGAAGCATGGATGTGGTACCGGGAGAAAATCGGTGGGAATCGATGCCCGATCGTGGACACCTGGTGGCAGACCGAAACCGGCGGCATCATGATTTCACCCCTTCCGGGTGCCACGCCGACAAAGCCCGGTTCAGGCACATTGCCCTTGCCGGGTATCTTCCCGGACGTTGTGGACCGCGAGGGCAAGAGTGTGGGCCTCAATCAGGGTGGATTGCTGGTCATCCGGAAGCCTTGGCCGGGAATGCTGCGAACGGTCTACGGCGACCCGGATCGCTATGTGCAACAATATTGGAGCGATATCCCCGGGAATTATTTCACGGGCGATGGCGCCCGACGCGATGATGATGGCTATTATTGGGTGATGGGTCGGATCGACGATGTCGTGAACGTTTCCGGACACCGTCTCGGCACCATGGAAGTGGAAAGTGCGCTTGTTTCGCATCCGCTTGTCGCGGAAGCCGCGGTTGTCGATCGACCCGACGCAGTAACGGGGCAGGCTCTGGCCGCGTTCGTGACGCTGGAGGGTTCTCGCGAAGGCAGTGACGAGTTGCGCCAGGAGTTGCGCGCACATGTCGGCTCCGAGATCGGGGCCTTCGCGAAGCCGGCCGACCTGCGTTTTACCGACTCGCTTCCCAAGACCCGCAGCGGAAAAATCATGCGGCGCCTCTTGCGGGATATCGCTGCCGGCAAGGATACCATCGGCGATACCACGACCTTGGAGGATATGTCGGTCCTTGCGAAACTTCGAGAATCCGAGGAGTAG
- a CDS encoding acyl-CoA/acyl-ACP dehydrogenase: MDFGFNEDQELLRDSARAFLEKECPMTLVRRLMAEEEGHDPALWRQMAALGWLGMMIPEEDGGIGLSFVEMALLLEEMGRVVLPGPFFSTAVCSASLLSAQATGPAARALLPGIAAGEIRATIAWLESSGQLAPEAIEAEWSPVSGGVELRGTKVFVPDAIGADWLIVAAREAGSEGPSGIDLFLVPGKADGVTMTGLKTLDQTRKQAEVRLDAVRVPLADRVGAKGSGWRQLERLADAARAGLAAESCGGAARILEMSVDYAKVREQFGKPIGSFQAIQHKCADMMVKVESGRSAAWYAAWAIASGSPEAHLASAMAKAYCSDAFREVAGEGIQIHGGIGFTWEHDMHIYFKRAKSSEVAFGDSVWNRETIAQEILPDGEAEIFDE, encoded by the coding sequence ATGGATTTCGGATTCAACGAAGATCAGGAGCTATTACGCGATTCGGCACGAGCATTTCTCGAAAAGGAATGCCCGATGACTCTGGTCCGCCGTTTGATGGCCGAGGAGGAGGGACACGACCCCGCCCTCTGGCGCCAAATGGCAGCGCTTGGGTGGCTCGGCATGATGATTCCTGAGGAGGATGGGGGGATTGGATTGAGCTTTGTCGAGATGGCGCTGCTGCTCGAGGAAATGGGCCGTGTTGTCTTGCCGGGGCCTTTTTTCTCTACAGCGGTTTGCTCGGCGAGCCTGTTATCTGCGCAGGCGACAGGTCCCGCCGCCCGAGCCCTGTTGCCAGGAATTGCCGCGGGGGAGATCCGCGCGACCATTGCCTGGTTGGAAAGCTCGGGACAACTTGCCCCGGAGGCCATCGAGGCCGAATGGAGCCCGGTCTCCGGTGGCGTCGAATTGCGGGGAACAAAAGTTTTCGTCCCGGATGCCATCGGTGCGGACTGGCTCATCGTGGCCGCGCGGGAGGCCGGGAGCGAGGGGCCAAGCGGTATCGATCTCTTTCTCGTCCCCGGCAAGGCGGACGGCGTCACGATGACCGGTTTGAAGACTCTCGACCAGACACGCAAACAAGCCGAGGTACGCCTCGACGCGGTGCGGGTGCCCCTGGCCGATCGGGTGGGCGCCAAGGGCTCCGGGTGGCGGCAACTGGAGCGACTCGCCGACGCGGCAAGAGCGGGTTTGGCGGCGGAATCTTGCGGCGGTGCCGCCCGGATCCTCGAAATGTCGGTCGATTACGCCAAGGTGCGGGAGCAATTTGGAAAGCCGATCGGATCTTTTCAGGCGATCCAGCACAAATGTGCCGATATGATGGTGAAAGTGGAGAGCGGTCGTTCGGCGGCGTGGTACGCTGCATGGGCGATCGCAAGCGGGTCTCCGGAAGCGCATCTGGCGTCTGCCATGGCAAAAGCCTATTGCTCCGATGCATTCCGGGAGGTCGCCGGTGAAGGCATTCAGATCCATGGCGGGATCGGGTTCACCTGGGAGCATGACATGCACATATATTTTAAGCGCGCCAAAAGTTCTGAAGTCGCCTTTGGTGACAGCGTTTGGAACAGGGAAACGATAGCGCAGGAAATTCTTCCCGACGGGGAAGCGGAGATTTTTGATGAGTGA
- a CDS encoding sigma 54-interacting transcriptional regulator, whose product MNGITPRISLIDVRALRPASFGAKTENGTTGGRLSPLEALLRPRSAAVERELPEEIPSGSFYGMVGRSPAMLSVFATLARMAAYPVTPLLLGEPGCGKSCAAKALHRASDRAAERMISFDCRQAQDLPIESILFGQVGGIAPAQNSADRPGLLEMAHEGTLYLQEISELPIDVQVKLLRFLESREIRRVGSAQLRRLDVRIITSSERDLSLLCTQGKFRGDLLYRLNVGSIVLPPLREIPEDIPMLVSHLLERVAMVNGLPPQALSAQAHRELAAYGWPENVRQLFAVLLAGSRRACGREIQNTDLGLPAMDHPSMPGV is encoded by the coding sequence ATGAACGGAATCACACCTCGAATCAGTCTGATCGACGTGCGGGCACTTCGCCCCGCAAGCTTTGGTGCCAAAACGGAGAACGGAACCACCGGAGGGAGACTTTCGCCACTTGAAGCGCTCCTGAGGCCGCGAAGCGCTGCTGTGGAACGCGAACTGCCCGAGGAAATTCCATCTGGCAGCTTCTACGGCATGGTCGGCCGAAGCCCGGCCATGCTCTCGGTTTTCGCCACGCTGGCGAGAATGGCGGCCTACCCCGTCACACCGCTCCTCCTCGGAGAACCCGGCTGCGGTAAAAGTTGTGCGGCGAAGGCCCTTCACCGAGCCTCGGATCGCGCCGCAGAACGGATGATTTCCTTTGATTGCCGACAGGCTCAGGACCTGCCGATCGAGAGTATTCTCTTCGGCCAGGTCGGCGGAATTGCTCCCGCGCAGAATTCGGCCGATCGGCCCGGATTGCTCGAGATGGCGCATGAGGGGACGCTTTATCTGCAAGAAATCAGCGAACTTCCGATAGACGTGCAGGTGAAACTCCTGCGCTTTCTGGAGTCTCGCGAAATCCGGCGTGTCGGCTCTGCGCAACTCAGGCGGTTGGATGTGCGAATCATCACCTCGAGCGAGAGAGATCTCAGCCTTCTTTGCACTCAGGGGAAATTCCGAGGAGACCTGCTCTACCGCCTGAATGTCGGATCGATCGTCTTGCCCCCATTGCGCGAGATCCCCGAGGACATCCCCATGCTGGTCAGTCATCTTCTGGAGCGGGTCGCGATGGTCAACGGCCTGCCACCGCAGGCGCTCAGCGCTCAGGCACACCGGGAGTTGGCCGCATATGGCTGGCCGGAAAACGTACGCCAATTATTTGCAGTCTTGCTGGCGGGGAGTCGGCGGGCCTGTGGACGTGAAATTCAGAACACGGATCTGGGCCTGCCCGCGATGGACCATCCCTCCATGCCGGGCGTTTGA
- a CDS encoding FAD-dependent oxidoreductase, producing the protein MSLPTWLLKRRGASRDTDVIVVGAGLSGLVCAAVLARAGKRVVVVDRARRPGGRLKTAQFQGYAVDLGPVVWEAPDLPESLKLAGVADTALADIDVRTQLRVAATDEEGHLGKVVPLPVPGAVPSPATLDAVRSLYGIPPRVFAGMGDQYATLSALGDEEIAAERDTTLSEWILREEIEKPVANALLRSAMLLGSQNPEAASIAALERRVRVLGADPVHRLVSFGDAPIAGAQGVIGALVDSLLEAGGELRLGTQAVGLALEEGRCVGLAVCREEQPFLEAIESKAVVLAMPRHDCLDLIPGEAQDFLQGTVAGNLGHSLGVAWGIKASDVEALADAPVVLDAVPGSGDLSLSAGERLSLFRASALAPRVAPPGRALVLGRAALPAAGIRDAAAIEGTGERLRAALELMLPGASASIEWEHHWLADEDGADPLLAGTLPETVPGIGGVRLANAEVRLPGMPSTGSGAAARAGRLAAERILAE; encoded by the coding sequence ATGAGCCTCCCCACCTGGTTGTTGAAGCGCCGCGGGGCCTCTCGCGATACCGACGTTATTGTGGTGGGTGCGGGTCTTTCAGGGTTGGTATGCGCTGCCGTTCTGGCGCGAGCAGGGAAACGGGTGGTTGTCGTGGACCGTGCGAGGCGCCCGGGTGGGCGACTCAAGACGGCCCAGTTTCAGGGCTATGCCGTAGACCTCGGTCCGGTGGTCTGGGAGGCGCCCGACCTGCCCGAATCGCTCAAGCTTGCGGGCGTCGCGGATACGGCTCTGGCGGATATTGATGTTCGCACCCAATTGCGTGTCGCGGCCACGGATGAGGAGGGGCATCTGGGGAAAGTCGTTCCGCTGCCGGTTCCCGGAGCGGTACCTTCGCCCGCCACTCTCGACGCGGTGCGATCGCTCTACGGGATCCCCCCCCGGGTCTTTGCAGGGATGGGAGATCAATACGCAACGCTCTCTGCTCTGGGTGATGAGGAGATTGCCGCCGAACGCGATACGACTCTGAGCGAATGGATCCTTCGGGAGGAGATTGAAAAGCCGGTTGCGAACGCCTTGCTTCGCAGCGCGATGCTTCTCGGTTCGCAAAACCCGGAAGCTGCCAGTATCGCGGCACTGGAGCGACGCGTTCGGGTACTCGGCGCGGACCCCGTGCATCGGTTGGTGAGTTTCGGTGACGCACCTATTGCGGGAGCCCAAGGCGTCATCGGAGCACTGGTGGACAGTTTGCTGGAGGCTGGTGGAGAGTTGCGCCTCGGAACCCAGGCGGTGGGACTGGCTCTGGAAGAGGGGCGGTGCGTGGGGTTGGCTGTCTGCCGCGAAGAACAGCCCTTCCTCGAGGCCATCGAGTCCAAGGCCGTGGTTTTGGCGATGCCCCGACACGATTGTCTCGACCTGATTCCCGGAGAGGCGCAGGATTTCCTTCAGGGGACGGTCGCCGGTAATCTTGGTCATTCGCTCGGGGTGGCCTGGGGCATCAAGGCATCCGACGTCGAGGCGCTTGCTGACGCGCCCGTGGTTCTCGACGCGGTTCCCGGGTCGGGAGACCTGTCGCTCTCCGCAGGCGAGCGCCTTTCCTTGTTCCGGGCCAGTGCCCTTGCCCCGCGGGTTGCGCCTCCCGGCCGAGCTCTCGTGCTGGGTCGGGCCGCGCTGCCAGCCGCCGGAATCCGTGATGCGGCCGCTATCGAAGGTACCGGCGAACGCTTGCGCGCCGCTTTGGAACTGATGCTGCCGGGTGCCAGCGCCTCGATCGAATGGGAGCATCATTGGCTCGCAGACGAGGATGGAGCGGACCCTCTTCTTGCGGGCACCTTGCCCGAAACCGTTCCCGGTATTGGAGGTGTCCGGCTGGCGAATGCCGAAGTTCGCTTGCCCGGGATGCCCTCGACGGGGTCGGGTGCGGCTGCCCGAGCGGGACGTTTGGCCGCGGAGCGGATTCTGGCCGAATAA
- a CDS encoding sugar transferase — protein MKASERFARRLRRAKVLGHLDSRLILVLLLLDALAVPLAFGLAFLLRVSIPFPWTQHLLPIDRMQLLQGSLAIGLLTQLPLLFFSGLYDPAFLRRPREATLAVGLMAVFQLLLISAWFFFAGGMQLPRSVLLLFSLFNMILLVGFRIFAHQVLWSGSRVLRVALVGPEMEICELESILRAQSGAGEPLRIVGAVRSDGPAEPGEKVKGSDLRWLGTVQDLGREVRSGALDKVIVAPAESWKDKILEGVLRETEGVPRALVAVVPSFHELLVGRLTGVSVENVPMIDVSRNPERRFGFSLKSGVDFSLAILLLVVSLPVLLGACLAIRISSSGPVLFRQRRVGKGGAEFIIYKLRTMREGAEDGVGAVLATPDDSRVIGVGRFLRATRIDEIPQLLNVLNGTMSLVGPRPERPELTEAMVREIPGYAERWLVKPGLSGLAQVRGEYSTSPAYKLKYDLAYIHNYSLQLDLRIMAETVRTLITRRGV, from the coding sequence ATGAAGGCATCTGAGCGATTCGCCAGGCGTTTGCGGCGCGCGAAGGTTTTGGGACATCTGGATTCCCGGCTGATTCTGGTTCTTCTTCTCCTCGATGCGCTCGCCGTACCTCTGGCTTTCGGGTTGGCTTTTCTCCTGCGGGTATCGATTCCCTTCCCCTGGACACAACATCTGTTGCCGATCGACCGGATGCAACTGTTGCAGGGTTCGCTCGCGATTGGCTTGCTCACCCAGTTGCCTCTGCTTTTTTTCTCCGGTCTTTACGATCCCGCATTTCTTCGCCGGCCGCGTGAGGCGACTCTTGCGGTCGGTTTGATGGCCGTCTTTCAGCTCCTGTTGATTTCGGCGTGGTTCTTCTTTGCCGGCGGGATGCAACTCCCTCGCTCGGTCCTCCTGCTTTTCAGTTTGTTCAATATGATCCTGCTGGTCGGGTTTCGGATCTTTGCTCACCAGGTTCTCTGGTCGGGTTCTCGAGTTCTGCGGGTGGCGCTGGTGGGTCCGGAAATGGAGATCTGCGAGTTGGAGAGCATCCTGCGGGCGCAGAGCGGGGCGGGGGAACCGCTTCGGATCGTCGGTGCGGTGCGTTCCGATGGCCCCGCCGAGCCTGGCGAGAAAGTGAAGGGCTCGGACCTCCGCTGGCTCGGTACGGTGCAGGACCTTGGCCGGGAAGTGCGCTCGGGTGCGCTGGACAAGGTGATCGTGGCACCCGCCGAGTCGTGGAAAGACAAGATTCTTGAAGGTGTGCTGCGAGAGACCGAAGGGGTCCCGCGCGCGTTGGTTGCGGTCGTCCCGTCTTTTCATGAGTTGCTGGTTGGCCGATTGACCGGTGTCTCGGTGGAAAACGTTCCCATGATCGACGTCTCCCGGAACCCCGAGCGGCGCTTTGGATTTTCATTGAAGTCGGGGGTTGATTTTTCGCTGGCGATTTTACTTTTGGTGGTCTCTCTTCCGGTCCTTCTCGGCGCCTGCCTTGCGATTCGCATCTCTTCGTCGGGCCCCGTTTTGTTCAGGCAGCGTCGCGTGGGCAAAGGCGGCGCCGAATTTATTATCTATAAACTGCGAACGATGCGGGAGGGGGCGGAAGATGGTGTGGGGGCAGTTCTCGCGACCCCGGATGACTCCCGTGTGATTGGTGTGGGGCGTTTCCTGCGGGCCACCCGCATCGATGAGATTCCCCAGTTGCTTAATGTTTTGAACGGCACAATGAGTCTGGTCGGGCCCCGGCCCGAACGCCCGGAACTGACCGAGGCGATGGTTCGCGAAATTCCCGGCTACGCTGAACGATGGCTGGTCAAACCGGGACTTTCAGGGCTCGCGCAGGTTCGAGGTGAGTACAGTACCTCGCCAGCCTATAAGCTGAAGTATGACCTCGCCTATATTCATAACTATTCGCTGCAGCTGGATCTGCGGATCATGGCCGAGACTGTGCGGACCTTGATTACCCGTCGGGGGGTATGA
- a CDS encoding glycosyltransferase family 2 protein produces MTRVWPKVSIGVVTCTGPALLEQCLGSLGGLDYPLDRIEVLIHDNGSPDAVAPWAARRHPAADVWTVEANRGFAGPCNGLVERARTDLVCLVNDDMTFDPGFLRALVEVHESTGAACVGACVLTAMGDVIEFAGGSLAFSGHAAPRRHGLPVAALEGCASIEDTLFASGGAMLVVKEKFIGSGGFDPAYFAYYEDVDLGWRLQALGESVVWTPEARCFHQGHASEAVLGPAGRFSLLERNALLSILKNFEPRNASRIFSYALALQDLRAQCDPDRSEACDRGRLGAMAALPEARRRGRTLAHRRRRSDVELMPLFQEPWRVEIPQQRYREEQQKLAREFGVLRWWETMCGTS; encoded by the coding sequence GTGACGCGGGTCTGGCCGAAGGTCTCGATCGGAGTAGTGACGTGCACGGGGCCCGCTTTGCTCGAGCAATGTCTGGGGTCTCTTGGGGGGCTGGACTATCCGCTCGACCGAATCGAGGTGCTGATTCACGATAATGGCTCGCCGGACGCGGTCGCACCCTGGGCGGCGCGTCGGCATCCCGCTGCCGATGTCTGGACGGTGGAAGCGAATCGTGGGTTCGCTGGTCCGTGCAATGGCCTTGTGGAGCGAGCTCGCACGGATCTCGTTTGTTTGGTGAATGACGATATGACCTTTGATCCCGGGTTCCTGCGAGCCCTCGTCGAAGTTCATGAAAGTACCGGAGCCGCGTGTGTGGGGGCATGCGTTCTGACGGCTATGGGTGATGTCATCGAATTCGCTGGTGGTTCACTGGCTTTTTCCGGCCATGCCGCGCCTCGTCGCCATGGGCTGCCGGTTGCTGCTCTGGAGGGCTGCGCCTCGATTGAAGATACGTTGTTCGCCTCCGGGGGCGCCATGCTGGTTGTCAAGGAAAAATTTATTGGGTCAGGTGGCTTCGATCCGGCGTATTTTGCCTACTACGAGGACGTCGATCTTGGGTGGCGACTACAGGCTTTGGGCGAATCCGTGGTATGGACGCCCGAGGCTCGTTGCTTTCATCAGGGGCATGCCAGCGAGGCTGTGCTGGGGCCTGCCGGTCGATTCTCCTTGTTGGAGCGCAATGCTCTGCTGTCGATCCTGAAGAATTTCGAACCCCGGAATGCCTCCCGAATCTTCAGTTATGCGCTGGCGCTCCAAGACCTGCGCGCGCAATGCGACCCCGACCGTTCCGAGGCTTGCGACCGAGGTCGGCTTGGGGCGATGGCTGCGCTCCCCGAAGCGCGTCGTCGTGGCCGCACGCTCGCACATCGCCGCCGCCGCTCGGATGTCGAGCTGATGCCTTTATTTCAGGAACCCTGGCGTGTCGAAATTCCTCAGCAACGCTATCGCGAGGAGCAACAGAAACTCGCACGAGAGTTCGGTGTGCTCCGTTGGTGGGAAACCATGTGCGGTACCTCATGA
- a CDS encoding methyltransferase domain-containing protein — MPSAKQCSEVSSAVLQERYGEAYFHGETSGFSEEGYAQVHADWSHWLPFLRREAGEGAAWLDLGCAFGFLVDQASAAGFRSFGVDVSRYALRESRRSHPGKNLNLVAGLGETLPFAPRSFDIVTAFDILEHVPDPRAVLREAASLLRPGGLLVVTTPDPIRFAAEESTHISEEVPSWWLEAFSDLGLNASFRFFQAPYNLEVVGRLRGPRPSICWDALGKEESILEIEGSDALRVTLREGFETPAPATGRGVENQAKLYLVNDGREPLAIELYGSIDEPVGMRLAGILLGELEKNKPLRFLLPSGGHELQVLVPTGWTTIHTLAFHARAATSSELILQLPFDLHERYALAAAVLDRLVRPSARLLDIGGTMGGGEGHLAWAGDFFPRHEATVLDTRPIDHPGHRTIDAAAGIPFPDRHFPIVVSLDVLEHVPEAQRSAWLEEAWRVTGDLFLLGVPFVSPEVVQADQNLRELIARDYAYDHTFLAEHLDLGHPCLATTEEFFREQGASVTVLPSGYLPVWEMAQVISARWSHPGQGLEWLASNREINGTYGLGGTCEPSYRHLLVIDRHARDLKGVLANLSAESPPDLEPLRRWHEALPASRIPSSIEEES, encoded by the coding sequence ATGCCGTCTGCGAAGCAGTGCTCCGAGGTCTCCTCCGCCGTTCTTCAGGAACGGTACGGAGAAGCCTACTTTCATGGAGAGACGAGTGGTTTCTCGGAAGAGGGCTACGCTCAGGTGCACGCAGACTGGTCGCATTGGCTGCCCTTTCTGCGTCGAGAGGCCGGTGAGGGGGCGGCCTGGCTGGATTTGGGGTGTGCCTTCGGCTTCCTCGTCGATCAGGCGAGCGCAGCAGGCTTCCGCTCCTTTGGTGTCGATGTCAGTCGTTATGCGTTGCGAGAGTCGCGGCGCTCTCATCCGGGCAAGAATCTGAACCTCGTCGCGGGACTTGGCGAAACGCTTCCTTTCGCGCCACGTTCTTTCGATATTGTGACCGCGTTTGATATTCTCGAGCACGTTCCCGACCCCCGGGCTGTTCTGCGGGAAGCGGCCAGTCTCTTGCGCCCGGGCGGCTTGTTGGTGGTGACCACGCCCGATCCGATCCGCTTTGCCGCAGAGGAGAGTACGCATATCTCCGAGGAGGTGCCGAGCTGGTGGCTGGAAGCATTCAGTGACCTTGGCCTGAACGCGTCCTTTCGCTTCTTCCAGGCGCCTTATAATCTCGAAGTCGTAGGCCGGCTTCGAGGCCCGCGCCCATCCATATGCTGGGACGCGCTGGGCAAGGAAGAGTCGATTCTGGAGATCGAGGGATCGGATGCTCTTCGCGTGACCTTGCGAGAAGGTTTCGAGACGCCGGCTCCGGCGACGGGCCGTGGGGTGGAGAATCAAGCCAAGCTATACCTGGTCAACGACGGTCGCGAACCTCTCGCTATCGAATTGTACGGATCCATCGACGAGCCCGTCGGGATGCGTCTGGCCGGCATCCTTCTGGGAGAATTGGAGAAGAACAAGCCTCTTCGGTTCCTCTTGCCCAGTGGGGGTCATGAGCTCCAAGTGCTCGTTCCGACGGGCTGGACCACGATCCACACGCTTGCATTTCATGCCAGGGCAGCGACATCGAGCGAGTTGATCCTGCAGCTCCCGTTCGATCTTCATGAGCGTTATGCGCTGGCGGCAGCCGTCCTGGACCGCCTGGTTCGGCCATCGGCGCGGCTTCTTGATATCGGCGGTACGATGGGGGGTGGGGAGGGGCATCTTGCCTGGGCCGGAGACTTCTTTCCGCGGCACGAAGCCACGGTTCTGGATACGCGTCCGATCGACCATCCGGGGCATCGAACCATTGACGCTGCGGCGGGGATTCCCTTTCCCGACCGGCACTTTCCGATTGTCGTTTCGCTGGACGTCCTGGAGCATGTCCCCGAAGCACAACGAAGTGCATGGTTGGAAGAGGCCTGGCGCGTGACCGGCGATCTATTTTTATTGGGCGTTCCCTTCGTTTCACCGGAGGTCGTGCAGGCGGATCAGAACCTGCGCGAACTGATTGCGCGCGATTATGCGTATGACCATACCTTCCTCGCCGAGCATCTGGATCTGGGACACCCGTGTCTGGCAACCACCGAGGAATTTTTCCGAGAACAGGGCGCCAGCGTGACAGTACTCCCTTCGGGCTATTTGCCGGTCTGGGAGATGGCTCAGGTGATCAGCGCCAGATGGTCTCACCCCGGACAGGGCCTGGAATGGCTGGCCTCCAATCGAGAGATCAACGGAACGTATGGTCTTGGTGGTACGTGCGAGCCTTCCTATCGGCACCTGCTCGTCATCGACCGTCACGCACGTGATCTCAAAGGAGTCCTTGCCAATCTCTCCGCGGAAAGTCCGCCAGATCTGGAGCCCCTGCGGCGCTGGCACGAGGCCTTGCCCGCGTCTCGCATACCGAGTTCGATCGAGGAGGAGTCGTGA
- a CDS encoding ketoacyl-ACP synthase III yields MMRARFAGVGGALPAQRISNEEVESHLGLESGWIEGRTGVIERRRLAPSESLVDLAEQASRSALSDAGLLPSDLDQIVVATTSGPYLFPSMGCLLHDRLGLAEQPAFDVAAACAGFPYALATADQAIRAGDHRTVLVVGADALSRLCDPDDRVTVPLFGDGAGAVVLQVTDLDRGILGTRLRAQGSLSEILKAPPGERTAEALLEEGADPWMRMRGAEVFRAAVDHLVGLSREVLEAAGLSASDVHLLVPHQANLRIIRMVLAQLDLPMSRVALNLQRCGNTSAASIPLALSEAVAAGRLSEGDVLLLNAVGGGITAGAVVARW; encoded by the coding sequence ATGATGCGCGCCCGTTTTGCCGGAGTCGGTGGTGCCCTGCCGGCGCAAAGGATCTCGAACGAGGAGGTGGAGTCTCACCTCGGCCTGGAGTCGGGATGGATCGAGGGGCGCACCGGTGTCATCGAGCGTCGGCGCCTGGCGCCCTCGGAGTCTTTGGTGGACCTGGCGGAGCAGGCGTCTCGCAGCGCTTTGTCGGACGCAGGTCTGCTCCCATCGGATCTCGATCAGATTGTCGTTGCCACTACCTCGGGGCCCTACCTCTTTCCGTCCATGGGCTGTCTTCTGCATGACCGTCTGGGCCTCGCCGAACAACCCGCTTTCGATGTTGCCGCGGCTTGTGCCGGATTTCCCTACGCTCTGGCGACCGCGGATCAGGCGATTCGTGCCGGCGACCATCGTACGGTCCTCGTGGTTGGCGCCGATGCCCTGAGTCGCCTTTGCGATCCGGACGACCGAGTGACGGTACCGCTCTTCGGCGATGGTGCCGGGGCGGTGGTTTTGCAGGTCACGGATCTGGACCGGGGAATTCTCGGGACCCGTCTGCGCGCGCAGGGCTCACTCAGCGAGATTCTCAAGGCGCCGCCGGGGGAGCGCACGGCCGAGGCGTTGCTGGAGGAAGGGGCCGACCCCTGGATGCGGATGCGAGGTGCCGAGGTATTTCGCGCAGCCGTCGACCATTTGGTCGGTTTGAGTCGGGAAGTTCTCGAAGCAGCCGGACTGAGCGCGTCGGATGTACATTTGCTGGTACCTCACCAGGCCAACCTGCGGATCATCCGGATGGTGCTGGCCCAACTCGACTTGCCGATGTCCCGCGTGGCGCTGAACCTCCAGAGGTGTGGTAATACCTCGGCGGCCTCCATTCCTCTGGCGTTGTCCGAGGCGGTCGCTGCGGGGCGTTTGTCGGAGGGTGACGTGCTTCTGCTGAATGCCGTGGGTGGCGGCATTACCGCAGGCGCTGTCGTCGCGCGGTGGTAG